From the genome of Verrucomicrobiia bacterium, one region includes:
- a CDS encoding MFS transporter produces the protein MNSSVSPGKFAWFVVALLVPVALLNYLDRQMLATMKASMVADIPTIANRADWGLVLGAFKWTYAILSPFGGYVADRIGRHRVIAASLLVWSVVTWWTGHTTTFGELVATRALMGISEAFYMPAALAFIADYHPGLTRSRAIGVHQTGIYVGQILGGFAGYVADSSDHGWRWAFTTCGLIGVIYALPLMAMLRSPQRVVAEPSTEKLKAGVWRGLLTNRNFILLVLYFTLPAIAGWVVRDWMPDILRERFGLGQGAAGVKAILYVQVASLIGAVVGGALADRWMRNNKRGRIFVSAIGMVLFLPALFSVGNAGTVSMAVAGLIVFGLGWGFFDCNNMPILCQIARPELRATGYGIMNLVSISCGGFGDWAFGALRDRHVPLNAIFGVFAGIALLSVLVVLVIRPQGGDESSAAR, from the coding sequence GTGAATTCATCAGTCAGTCCTGGAAAGTTTGCTTGGTTTGTAGTGGCGCTGCTCGTTCCCGTGGCGCTGCTCAATTATCTCGATCGCCAGATGCTGGCCACCATGAAGGCGTCCATGGTGGCGGATATTCCGACCATTGCGAATCGCGCGGATTGGGGGCTTGTGCTTGGCGCGTTCAAATGGACTTACGCGATTCTCAGTCCTTTCGGCGGGTACGTGGCGGATCGGATTGGGCGGCATCGGGTGATTGCGGCCAGCCTGCTGGTCTGGTCGGTAGTAACCTGGTGGACTGGCCACACGACCACCTTTGGCGAATTGGTAGCCACACGCGCCTTGATGGGAATCAGTGAGGCGTTTTACATGCCGGCGGCGCTGGCGTTCATTGCCGATTACCATCCCGGCCTGACCCGCTCGCGAGCGATCGGGGTGCATCAAACGGGAATTTACGTGGGGCAAATACTGGGAGGCTTCGCCGGTTACGTGGCGGATTCATCGGACCACGGCTGGCGTTGGGCGTTCACGACCTGCGGGTTGATCGGCGTGATTTACGCCTTGCCGCTGATGGCGATGCTGCGCTCCCCGCAACGGGTGGTGGCCGAACCAAGCACTGAGAAACTCAAGGCCGGTGTGTGGCGGGGATTGTTGACCAATCGCAATTTTATTTTGCTGGTGTTGTACTTCACGTTGCCCGCCATCGCGGGCTGGGTGGTGCGCGATTGGATGCCGGACATTTTGCGCGAGCGTTTCGGTCTGGGACAGGGCGCGGCGGGCGTGAAAGCGATTTTGTACGTGCAAGTGGCTTCGTTGATTGGCGCGGTGGTGGGCGGCGCGCTGGCGGATCGCTGGATGCGCAACAACAAACGCGGACGCATCTTTGTCAGCGCCATTGGCATGGTCTTGTTCCTGCCTGCCTTGTTCAGTGTGGGTAACGCGGGCACGGTCAGCATGGCGGTGGCGGGGTTGATCGTCTTCGGCTTGGGCTGGGGCTTTTTTGACTGCAACAACATGCCGATCCTGTGTCAGATCGCGCGCCCCGAATTGCGCGCGACGGGCTACGGCATCATGAATCTGGTGAGCATCAGTTGCGGCGGTTTCGGCGATTGGGCCTTTGGCGCCTTGCGCGATCGGCATGTGCCGCTGAACGCCATCTTCGGGGTGTTCGCCGGGATTGCGTTGTTGTCGGTGTTGGTGGTGTTGGTGATCCGTCCGCAAGGCGGCGACGAGTCATCAGCGGCGCGATAA
- a CDS encoding dihydrodipicolinate synthase family protein, with translation MKNPSHALTGLIAAPFTAMHADGSVNLSVIDQQAARLAADGVAGAFICGSTGEGLSLTTPERQQVAQRWRDVLKNTSLQLVVHVGHNSLEEARQLAAQARQIQADAVALVAPSYYKPATIEDLLSFCVPVARECAPLPFYFYHIPPLTGVNLSMFEFLRQAESQIPNLAGIKFSCMDLVILQECLNFADGRFNILFGCDEMLLGALALGVTGAVGSTYNYCAPLYHEIINAFRAGQLDKARTLQLKSVKLVEALGTFGGLASGKAVMSLTGVDCGPVRSPLRNLTAEQRSRLLHQVKSLDIIAPAPATAH, from the coding sequence ATGAAGAATCCTTCACACGCATTAACGGGTCTGATCGCCGCCCCGTTCACGGCCATGCACGCCGATGGCAGCGTCAATTTGTCCGTAATTGATCAACAGGCCGCGCGTCTCGCCGCTGACGGAGTTGCCGGCGCGTTCATCTGCGGCAGTACCGGTGAAGGCTTGTCTCTGACGACGCCGGAACGGCAGCAAGTCGCGCAACGCTGGCGGGACGTCCTTAAAAACACCTCGCTCCAACTCGTCGTTCACGTCGGTCATAACAGCCTCGAGGAAGCCCGCCAATTGGCCGCCCAAGCGCGACAAATTCAAGCCGACGCAGTGGCCTTGGTCGCACCCAGCTACTACAAACCGGCCACCATCGAAGATTTGCTCAGCTTCTGCGTCCCCGTCGCCCGGGAATGTGCGCCGCTGCCGTTTTACTTCTATCACATTCCGCCGCTGACCGGGGTGAACCTTTCCATGTTTGAATTTTTACGTCAGGCCGAGAGCCAGATTCCCAATCTGGCCGGGATTAAATTCAGCTGCATGGACCTCGTGATTTTGCAGGAGTGTCTCAATTTTGCGGACGGACGTTTCAACATTCTGTTTGGTTGCGATGAAATGCTGCTGGGCGCGTTGGCGTTGGGCGTCACCGGAGCCGTGGGTAGCACCTATAATTATTGCGCGCCACTTTATCACGAAATCATCAACGCTTTCCGGGCTGGCCAGCTCGATAAAGCGCGGACGTTGCAACTCAAATCCGTGAAGCTCGTCGAGGCGCTGGGAACTTTTGGCGGGTTGGCCAGTGGCAAAGCGGTGATGAGTTTGACCGGAGTGGATTGCGGCCCGGTGCGATCGCCGCTGCGGAATTTGACGGCGGAACAACGCTCCCGTTTGCTCCACCAAGTTAAATCCCTGGACATCATCGCCCCCGCCCCCGCGACCGCGCACTGA